The Deinococcus wulumuqiensis R12 genome has a window encoding:
- a CDS encoding M20/M25/M40 family metallo-hydrolase codes for MSNHLEQALLDRHVARGLDDLRALVALPSVSAQGRMLPETAEAVSSLLREEGFAVRQFPGTVAPVLLAEAGDGPFTLLIYNHYDVQPEDPLELWDTPPFELTERDGRLYGRGASDDKGELASRLAAVRAVREQLGHLPVKVKWLIEGEEEVGSPTLERFVAEHAADLQADGCWWEFGGISPEGQPILSLGLKGVMCVELRCRVAESDLHSSLGAVIDNPLYRLARAVASLRDEQGNVTIPGFHDDVRGASEADREAIARIPGDGQAVRDTFGVRRPLATGPEYHRRTNLHPVVNINGWGGGYQGEGSKTVLPGAGFVKLDFRLVPDQDPERVLTLLREHLAAQGLDDIEVVELEAHQKPARADAGHPFVQACIAAARAAHGKDPIVHPSSGASGPMFPFTGGAGGGGLGLPCVAVGIGNHAGRVHAPNENVVREHFARGVAFGAELLTRLGQWDGGLPNPGTPPDGGKTAPGESGRQGR; via the coding sequence ATGAGCAACCATCTGGAACAGGCGCTGCTGGACCGGCATGTGGCGCGCGGCCTGGACGACCTGCGGGCGCTGGTGGCCCTGCCGAGCGTGTCCGCACAGGGCCGGATGCTTCCGGAAACCGCCGAGGCCGTCTCGTCGCTGCTGCGCGAGGAGGGCTTCGCCGTGCGGCAGTTTCCCGGCACGGTGGCGCCCGTGCTGCTCGCGGAAGCGGGCGACGGCCCCTTTACCCTGCTGATCTACAACCACTACGACGTGCAGCCCGAAGACCCGCTGGAGCTGTGGGACACGCCGCCCTTCGAGCTGACCGAGAGGGACGGGCGGCTGTACGGACGCGGCGCCAGCGACGACAAGGGCGAACTCGCTTCGCGGCTGGCGGCGGTGCGGGCGGTGCGCGAGCAGCTCGGGCACCTGCCGGTCAAGGTCAAGTGGCTGATCGAGGGCGAGGAAGAGGTCGGCAGCCCCACCCTGGAACGCTTCGTGGCCGAGCACGCCGCCGACTTGCAGGCCGACGGCTGCTGGTGGGAATTCGGCGGCATCAGCCCCGAGGGGCAGCCCATCCTGTCGCTGGGACTCAAGGGCGTGATGTGCGTGGAGCTGCGCTGCCGGGTGGCCGAGAGCGACCTGCACAGCAGCCTGGGGGCCGTGATCGACAATCCGCTCTACCGCCTTGCCCGCGCCGTCGCCAGCCTGCGCGACGAACAGGGCAACGTGACCATTCCCGGCTTTCACGACGACGTGCGGGGAGCGAGCGAGGCCGACCGGGAGGCCATCGCCCGGATTCCCGGCGACGGTCAGGCGGTGCGCGACACCTTCGGGGTGCGCCGCCCGCTGGCGACGGGGCCGGAGTACCACCGCCGTACCAACCTGCATCCGGTGGTCAACATCAACGGCTGGGGCGGCGGCTACCAGGGCGAAGGCAGCAAGACGGTGCTGCCGGGGGCAGGCTTCGTCAAGCTCGATTTCCGGCTGGTGCCCGACCAGGACCCGGAGCGGGTCTTGACCCTGCTGCGCGAACATCTGGCCGCGCAGGGACTGGACGACATCGAGGTCGTCGAACTCGAGGCCCACCAGAAACCCGCCCGCGCCGACGCCGGACACCCTTTCGTGCAGGCGTGCATAGCCGCCGCCCGCGCCGCACACGGCAAAGACCCCATCGTCCACCCGTCGAGCGGGGCCAGCGGACCGATGTTTCCGTTCACCGGGGGCGCGGGGGGCGGCGGGCTGGGGCTGCCTTGCGTGGCGGTCGGCATCGGCAACCACGCCGGTCGGGTCCACGCGCCCAACGAGAACGTCGTGCGCGAGCATTTCGCCCGGGGGGTGGCGTTCGGCGCAGAGCTGCTGACCCGGCTGGGCCAGTGGGATGGGGGGCTGCCGAACCCAGGAACGCCCCCCGATGGGGGCAAGACCGCGCCCGGCGAAAGCGGGAGACAGGGCCGCTAG
- a CDS encoding transposase, whose protein sequence is MRTSQLLEYFSLPDLFTLAYVLVDDHLQLLSAMGSYQLPMARNRQATPSELITIALVGDLLGQKNSETWFALVRQLYADLFPHLPERSRYHRHLLAARHLIASFGLSLSPKDADILIIDSKPLPIAQGARMKRPRQQSEAKIGPGSMGWVMGYKLHGVVDTQGYFTKFAIVAANESEQGVARELLSEYERSRTLGDKGYVGSGVYAKSRENAKTPVAWPPVLGKLRKRIESVFSRLARCCSLGEVQLNSFQAVVARTCRAVAAHNLMLHLERYVRSAA, encoded by the coding sequence ATGCGAACCAGCCAGCTTCTGGAATATTTTAGCCTGCCCGACCTCTTCACACTGGCCTACGTCCTTGTCGACGACCATCTCCAACTGCTCAGCGCCATGGGAAGCTACCAGCTTCCCATGGCCCGCAACCGTCAGGCCACTCCTTCTGAACTGATCACTATCGCCCTCGTGGGCGACCTTCTTGGTCAGAAGAACAGCGAGACCTGGTTCGCCCTCGTTCGTCAGCTTTACGCCGACCTCTTCCCACACCTCCCCGAACGCAGTCGCTACCACCGCCATTTACTCGCAGCCAGGCATCTCATCGCATCTTTCGGGCTGTCCCTCAGCCCGAAAGATGCAGACATCCTCATTATCGACAGTAAACCCCTCCCCATTGCTCAGGGTGCCCGAATGAAGCGGCCCAGACAGCAGTCAGAAGCAAAAATAGGCCCAGGGAGTATGGGCTGGGTGATGGGCTACAAGCTTCACGGCGTCGTCGACACGCAGGGCTACTTCACGAAGTTTGCCATTGTCGCTGCCAACGAATCCGAGCAGGGCGTGGCCCGTGAGCTGCTCTCTGAATACGAACGCAGCCGCACGCTTGGGGACAAAGGCTACGTCGGGAGTGGCGTGTACGCCAAGTCACGGGAGAACGCGAAGACACCGGTGGCATGGCCACCGGTGCTGGGGAAACTAAGAAAGCGCATAGAATCGGTCTTTTCCAGGTTAGCGAGATGCTGCTCTCTGGGTGAGGTGCAGCTGAATTCCTTCCAGGCCGTCGTAGCCCGCACGTGCCGTGCGGTTGCGGCCCACAACCTGATGCTGCACCTAGAGCGCTACGTGCGTTCAGCAGCTTAG
- a CDS encoding VOC family protein, with protein MQAMPGPARLDHLVVAARTLEEGAAWLEGRLGVGLLPGGEHPAFGTHNRLLSLGESYLEVIAVNPGAPAPPRPRWFGLDTPQMRERLAHGPALIHWVAAVPGLPDHPDVLALSRGENRWRLTVPASGELPGGGVEPSLIVWDTPAPPTRLPDSGVRLLTLRLGTPDPGPLRATLDALNFVGEVEVYEAPQPELSAQLQTPDGLVTL; from the coding sequence ATGCAGGCCATGCCCGGCCCGGCCCGCCTCGACCACCTCGTCGTCGCCGCCCGCACGCTGGAAGAAGGCGCGGCGTGGCTGGAAGGTCGCCTGGGCGTGGGGCTGCTCCCCGGCGGCGAACATCCCGCCTTCGGCACCCACAACCGGCTGCTGTCGCTGGGGGAGAGCTACCTCGAAGTCATCGCCGTCAACCCAGGCGCCCCGGCCCCGCCGCGCCCGCGCTGGTTCGGGCTGGACACGCCGCAGATGCGGGAGAGGCTGGCACACGGCCCGGCCCTGATTCACTGGGTGGCGGCGGTGCCCGGGTTGCCCGATCACCCCGACGTGCTGGCGCTGAGCCGGGGAGAGAACCGCTGGCGGCTGACGGTTCCGGCCAGCGGCGAGTTGCCCGGCGGCGGGGTCGAGCCTTCGCTGATTGTCTGGGACACGCCCGCGCCCCCCACCCGGCTGCCCGACTCGGGCGTGCGGCTGCTCACCCTGCGGCTGGGCACCCCCGACCCCGGCCCCCTGCGGGCCACGCTGGACGCCCTGAACTTCGTGGGTGAAGTGGAGGTCTACGAGGCGCCGCAACCCGAGCTGTCGGCCCAACTGCAAACCCCGGACGGGCTGGTGACGCTGTGA
- a CDS encoding DEAD/DEAH box helicase, translating to MNIFEFRTDIIDQYRSYVSSFVHIRDPRIRDYVDGEFATGTFWPDPLVQLNPSFHAGGNVADLVREGVLHPACAEIFAVPQNGQLAPLNLHHHQRQAIELARQGKSYVVTTGTGSGKSLTYIVPIIDHVLRRGSGRGIQAIVVYPMNALANSQLGELEKFIGDSGKVTFRRYTGQESLEEKREIIARPPDILLTNYMMLELILTRQDEVKLLESAQGLPFIVFDELHTYRGRQGADVALLIRRLRERLNAPEAICIGTSATMSSSPKYAERQSAVAGVASRIFGVSIQPDQVIGETLERFTVGDVNSVGLAAAVYQEVSPDFHAFRNDPLVRWLEDEIGLRWDQEAHRYDRLKPQAVSGSGGLAEQLAQKTGRPASDCQKALQQRLLVGNAVRHPATGKPVFAFRLHQFISKASTVYATLGGSAERRENLTLRGQVYADTERQQRLYPLEFCRNCGQEYYSVRHTQSRGVEAFVARGGEVREESDQREGYLYLSEDSPWPLDEERMLGRLPDGWLEEKKGELRLKSSHKKDLPTVYHVNRLGEVVSPADGIQVAFVPDNFKFCLHCGVNYVGRAGKLTKLATLSSEGRSTATTLLSMVTVQELRKSDLGEAARKVLSFTDNRQDASLQAGHFNDFVFVALLRAGLAKALQAGELTQENVAQKTFEAMGLDFASYAADPKARFGEKDRTVKTAQNLVGYALYTDLAEGKRLTMPNLEGVDLVRFEYPYLREVCEAQDLWEGLHPALSLPREGIVEIRMDAARALLDWMRQNLAIKVPYLDSEYLNAVMLNVGLISEDSHLWLPPDEALRPVTNVNITLHKQDFFRKDWQTLTLGPMSAVGKYLMRESTLKWTHKIGQAEVAVILPDLLKALGEFIEYSEETNSYLLKGTAFTWNPGPGLHAYLDSLRVVRPPDTDPPRVNSFFLNLYRQPPATFHALRGLEHTAQIRADEREKREKEFRAGTLPALFCSPTMELGVDISDLNVVHLRNVPPTPANYAQRSGRAGRGGQPALVLTYATTGNNHDQYFFRRPNLMVGGTVSTPRIELGNESLIRSHVHAIWLAETQAELPRSLAELVDMNGERPSLNLQPTYQQAFGDAGVQRRTSARAQVLLDSLDVDLTQTAWFGPDWLTLTVTQAPKEFDHALDRWRDLYRSALSQMNLNHAVMSDAGKSHLHKQAKQLHAEAFSQLQLLQSPDSELSDFYTYRYLASEGFLPGYNFARLPLAAYMPGQRIGKKQNDSYLSRPRFLALSEFGPNAIIYHNGAKYEAHKVIVPARGETSELPVVTAQRCPHCAYLHHGGEQHARDVCERCAQPLGHPQPNLFRMTNVATRRRERIGSDEEERRRIGFEVRSGLRFAMRGGVTDRLEAAAMSGDQALLNLTYGDSATLWRINYGWRNRKDKNEQGFLFDPESSQWLSDSALERRRKEAKGRELPVQRVIPYVEDTRNVLLIEPREGLDLNTMATLMSALKNAVQLVYQLEDSELSAELLPEGDHPVQILLYEASEGGAGVLSDLVFRDGALGDVAREALHLLHFDPLSGEDLRRAPHATEACVAACYDCLMSYSNQNMHDLLDRFLVRELLLRLTGSRVETGTQGQPEHGDHLSAACQTPQESEWLGALRERGLRLPAHAHAELEGFIRPDFLYPGSFAAVFVDGAADDRPGRDAAAREELDNMGWRVIAFGDSSGWDELFRRHSSVFGEG from the coding sequence GTGAATATCTTTGAATTCCGCACTGACATCATTGACCAGTACCGGAGTTATGTTTCGTCCTTCGTGCATATCCGCGACCCCCGAATCCGGGACTACGTGGACGGTGAGTTCGCTACAGGCACGTTCTGGCCAGACCCCCTGGTCCAACTCAACCCCAGTTTTCACGCTGGTGGCAACGTCGCGGATCTGGTGCGTGAAGGCGTCTTGCACCCGGCCTGTGCGGAGATCTTTGCGGTCCCTCAGAATGGTCAGCTCGCCCCGCTGAACTTACACCACCATCAACGCCAGGCCATCGAGCTGGCACGGCAGGGAAAGTCCTATGTCGTGACAACCGGTACGGGTTCCGGGAAGTCGCTGACATACATCGTTCCGATCATTGATCATGTGCTGCGGCGAGGCTCTGGGCGAGGCATTCAGGCCATCGTGGTCTATCCCATGAACGCCCTGGCCAACAGCCAGCTGGGAGAACTGGAGAAATTCATCGGCGACAGTGGCAAGGTCACTTTCCGGCGCTATACCGGTCAGGAATCCTTGGAGGAAAAGCGCGAGATCATCGCCCGTCCCCCGGACATCCTGCTGACGAACTACATGATGCTGGAGTTGATCTTGACCCGGCAGGACGAAGTGAAGCTGCTGGAGAGTGCTCAGGGGCTGCCCTTCATCGTGTTCGACGAGTTGCACACCTACCGGGGGCGTCAGGGAGCGGACGTCGCCCTCTTGATTCGCCGACTGCGTGAACGACTCAATGCTCCAGAGGCCATCTGCATCGGCACGAGCGCCACCATGTCCTCCAGCCCGAAGTACGCGGAGCGGCAGAGTGCTGTCGCCGGGGTGGCTTCCCGCATCTTTGGCGTGAGCATCCAGCCGGATCAGGTGATTGGTGAGACCCTGGAACGCTTCACGGTGGGTGACGTGAATTCAGTGGGACTGGCAGCAGCGGTCTATCAGGAGGTGTCTCCCGACTTTCATGCCTTCCGAAATGACCCACTGGTGCGCTGGCTGGAAGACGAGATCGGGCTTCGGTGGGATCAGGAGGCCCACCGCTACGACCGCCTCAAGCCGCAGGCGGTCTCGGGGAGCGGGGGCCTGGCCGAGCAACTTGCCCAGAAAACGGGACGCCCCGCCTCAGACTGTCAGAAAGCCTTGCAACAGCGACTGCTGGTGGGCAATGCGGTGCGGCATCCGGCCACGGGCAAGCCAGTCTTCGCCTTTCGTCTACACCAGTTCATCAGTAAGGCGTCCACCGTATACGCCACGCTGGGAGGCAGCGCGGAGCGAAGGGAAAATCTCACCCTACGCGGGCAGGTGTATGCGGACACCGAGCGTCAGCAGCGCCTCTACCCGCTGGAGTTTTGCCGCAACTGCGGTCAGGAGTACTACTCGGTCAGGCACACGCAGTCCAGAGGCGTGGAGGCGTTCGTGGCGCGGGGCGGTGAAGTACGCGAGGAAAGCGACCAGCGCGAAGGCTATCTGTACCTGAGTGAGGATTCCCCCTGGCCGCTGGATGAGGAGCGGATGCTGGGACGCCTTCCAGACGGCTGGCTGGAAGAAAAGAAGGGCGAACTGCGCCTCAAGAGTTCGCATAAGAAAGACCTGCCGACCGTGTATCACGTCAACCGACTCGGTGAGGTCGTCAGTCCAGCGGACGGCATACAGGTCGCATTCGTTCCCGACAACTTCAAGTTCTGCCTGCACTGCGGCGTGAATTACGTGGGGCGGGCGGGGAAGCTCACCAAGCTCGCCACCCTGTCGAGCGAAGGGCGCTCCACCGCCACGACGCTCCTGAGCATGGTCACCGTGCAGGAGCTGCGCAAGAGCGACCTCGGGGAAGCGGCCCGCAAAGTTCTGTCCTTCACGGACAACCGCCAGGACGCCTCCTTGCAGGCCGGACACTTCAACGACTTCGTGTTCGTGGCCCTGCTGCGGGCTGGCCTGGCGAAGGCGTTGCAGGCCGGGGAACTCACGCAGGAGAACGTCGCTCAGAAGACCTTCGAGGCGATGGGTCTGGACTTCGCCAGTTACGCCGCCGACCCGAAAGCCCGCTTTGGGGAGAAAGACCGGACCGTCAAGACCGCCCAGAACCTGGTGGGGTATGCGCTCTACACCGATCTGGCCGAAGGCAAGCGCCTGACCATGCCCAACCTGGAAGGCGTGGACCTCGTGCGTTTCGAGTACCCGTACCTGCGTGAGGTGTGCGAGGCGCAGGACCTCTGGGAAGGACTGCACCCGGCCCTCTCTCTGCCCCGCGAGGGGATCGTCGAGATCCGTATGGACGCGGCCCGCGCCCTGCTCGACTGGATGCGGCAGAACCTGGCGATCAAAGTGCCTTACCTGGACAGCGAGTACCTGAATGCGGTGATGCTCAACGTCGGGCTGATCAGCGAGGACAGTCACCTGTGGCTGCCACCGGACGAAGCTTTACGTCCCGTGACCAACGTGAACATCACGCTGCACAAGCAGGACTTCTTTCGTAAGGACTGGCAGACCCTCACCCTCGGGCCGATGAGCGCGGTCGGAAAGTACCTGATGCGCGAGAGCACCCTGAAGTGGACGCACAAAATCGGCCAGGCGGAAGTGGCCGTGATCCTGCCTGACCTCCTGAAGGCCCTCGGTGAATTCATTGAGTACAGCGAGGAGACCAACTCGTATCTGCTCAAGGGCACCGCCTTTACCTGGAATCCTGGGCCGGGCCTGCACGCTTACCTGGATTCCCTGCGGGTGGTGCGCCCACCAGATACGGACCCGCCGCGCGTCAACTCCTTTTTCCTCAATCTCTACCGCCAGCCGCCTGCGACTTTCCACGCCCTGCGCGGGCTGGAGCACACCGCGCAGATCCGCGCAGACGAGCGCGAGAAGCGGGAGAAAGAGTTTCGCGCTGGCACCCTGCCGGCCCTCTTCTGCTCGCCCACGATGGAACTCGGCGTGGACATCAGCGACCTGAACGTGGTGCACCTGCGCAACGTCCCCCCCACGCCCGCGAACTATGCACAGCGTTCAGGCCGGGCAGGGCGGGGCGGACAACCGGCTCTGGTCCTGACGTATGCCACCACGGGCAACAACCATGACCAGTATTTCTTCCGTCGCCCGAATCTGATGGTGGGAGGCACCGTCTCGACGCCCCGCATCGAACTGGGGAACGAGTCGCTGATCCGGTCACACGTTCACGCCATCTGGCTGGCGGAGACTCAGGCCGAGTTGCCCAGGTCGCTCGCGGAGCTGGTGGACATGAATGGTGAGCGGCCCAGCCTGAACCTGCAGCCGACGTACCAGCAAGCGTTCGGGGACGCGGGGGTGCAGCGGCGCACGTCGGCGCGGGCGCAGGTGCTCCTGGACTCACTGGACGTGGACCTGACGCAGACCGCCTGGTTTGGCCCGGACTGGCTGACGTTGACGGTCACGCAGGCTCCCAAGGAATTTGACCATGCACTGGACCGCTGGCGGGACCTGTACCGCAGCGCCCTGTCACAGATGAACCTCAACCACGCGGTCATGTCGGACGCGGGCAAAAGCCACCTGCACAAGCAGGCCAAGCAGCTTCACGCCGAAGCCTTCAGTCAGTTGCAACTCCTGCAAAGTCCGGACAGCGAACTCTCGGACTTCTACACCTACCGTTATCTGGCGTCTGAAGGCTTCTTGCCCGGGTACAACTTCGCCCGTCTGCCGCTTGCGGCGTACATGCCGGGGCAGCGCATCGGCAAGAAGCAGAACGACAGCTACCTCTCGCGCCCGCGCTTCCTGGCGCTCAGCGAGTTCGGGCCGAACGCCATCATCTACCACAACGGCGCAAAGTACGAGGCGCACAAAGTCATCGTCCCGGCACGCGGCGAAACCAGCGAACTGCCCGTCGTCACGGCGCAACGCTGCCCGCACTGCGCTTACCTCCACCACGGCGGCGAGCAGCACGCCCGTGACGTGTGCGAGCGTTGCGCTCAGCCCCTCGGACACCCGCAGCCGAACCTCTTCCGGATGACCAACGTCGCCACCCGCAGGCGTGAACGAATCGGAAGTGATGAAGAGGAACGCCGCCGCATCGGCTTTGAGGTCAGGAGCGGCCTGCGGTTTGCCATGCGTGGCGGAGTCACGGACCGTCTGGAAGCGGCGGCCATGAGCGGCGACCAAGCCCTGCTGAACCTCACCTACGGGGACAGCGCGACCCTGTGGCGCATCAACTACGGCTGGCGCAACCGCAAGGACAAGAACGAGCAAGGGTTCCTGTTCGACCCCGAGAGTTCCCAGTGGCTCTCGGACAGCGCGCTGGAACGCCGCAGGAAAGAGGCCAAAGGCAGAGAGCTGCCCGTCCAGCGCGTGATTCCTTACGTGGAAGACACGCGCAACGTGCTCTTGATCGAGCCGCGCGAGGGGCTGGACCTGAACACCATGGCGACCCTGATGAGCGCCCTGAAAAACGCGGTGCAACTCGTGTATCAGCTGGAAGACAGTGAACTGAGCGCCGAGCTGCTTCCCGAAGGAGACCACCCCGTTCAAATCCTGCTGTACGAAGCGTCCGAGGGTGGGGCGGGCGTCCTGAGCGACCTGGTGTTCCGTGACGGAGCACTCGGGGACGTCGCGCGTGAGGCGCTCCACCTGCTGCACTTCGACCCCCTGAGCGGGGAGGACCTCAGACGCGCCCCGCATGCCACGGAAGCCTGCGTCGCGGCCTGCTACGACTGCCTGATGTCGTACAGCAACCAGAACATGCACGACCTGCTTGACCGGTTCCTGGTGCGTGAGCTGCTGCTGCGGTTGACGGGCAGCCGTGTGGAGACGGGGACTCAGGGGCAACCGGAACACGGGGATCACCTCTCGGCGGCATGTCAGACCCCGCAGGAAAGCGAGTGGCTGGGCGCACTGCGGGAACGCGGTCTGCGGCTTCCAGCCCACGCGCACGCGGAACTGGAAGGGTTCATCCGTCCGGACTTCCTGTACCCGGGCAGCTTCGCCGCTGTCTTCGTGGACGGTGCAGCCGACGACAGGCCAGGGCGGGACGCCGCAGCGCGGGAGGAACTGGACAACATGGGCTGGCGCGTCATTGCATTCGGCGATTCAAGCGGCTGGGATGAACTGTTCAGGCGGCATTCCAGCGTTTTCGGGGAAGGGTAA
- a CDS encoding NAD(P)/FAD-dependent oxidoreductase, translating to MLDGLVVGGGLAGLTAARILTKAGRRVRVLEAAAEVGGRVRSREVEGFTLDAGFQVLFPAYPAARRQLDLDALDLVPLPSAAAVRRGEREDVLGSPLDDLASLPATLKSGALTLTDKLRVARLAAALRASPAHELLTGPDESTEAFLRAQGFSEAALDHFFRPFFGGIFLRRDLATSARLFRYYFRMLMDGGAALPRRGMGEISRQLAQGTDVLTGVKVLRLLPRPGHVTAVTSAGEIDARQVIVATDAPAASDLTGEALTRGALSSTYLYYATSRRISGQHRLLLNAEAGLINNAQWTSLAVPGRAPAGQHLLTVTVLGLPEVDDAALDARVRGELSRWYGAEAAGTLRLLGLERLPYAQFEQPAGYAATLPGHATRLPGVLLASEVTSMSGIQGALESGEKAAAIVLGDLTGMSRPRGA from the coding sequence ATGTTGGACGGACTGGTGGTCGGGGGTGGGCTTGCGGGCCTGACGGCGGCGCGGATACTGACGAAGGCCGGGCGGCGGGTGCGCGTGCTGGAAGCGGCGGCAGAGGTGGGGGGCCGGGTGCGCTCACGCGAGGTGGAGGGCTTTACGCTCGACGCCGGGTTTCAGGTGCTGTTTCCCGCTTATCCGGCGGCGCGGCGGCAACTCGACTTAGACGCGCTCGACCTCGTGCCCTTGCCCTCGGCGGCGGCGGTGCGGCGCGGCGAGCGGGAAGACGTCCTCGGCAGTCCTCTGGACGACCTCGCCAGCTTGCCGGCCACGCTGAAGTCCGGCGCCCTGACCCTGACCGACAAGCTGCGGGTGGCGCGGCTGGCGGCGGCCCTGCGTGCCTCACCCGCCCACGAACTGCTGACCGGCCCGGACGAGAGCACCGAGGCTTTCCTGCGTGCCCAGGGGTTTTCGGAGGCCGCCCTGGACCATTTTTTCCGGCCCTTTTTCGGCGGCATTTTCCTGCGGCGCGACCTGGCGACCTCGGCCCGGCTGTTTCGCTACTACTTCCGCATGCTCATGGACGGCGGCGCGGCGCTGCCCCGGCGCGGCATGGGGGAAATCAGCCGCCAGCTCGCGCAGGGCACCGACGTGCTGACCGGCGTGAAGGTCCTGCGGCTGCTGCCCCGGCCCGGCCACGTGACCGCCGTGACGAGCGCCGGAGAAATCGACGCCCGGCAGGTCATCGTGGCGACCGACGCGCCTGCGGCCAGCGACCTGACCGGCGAGGCGCTGACCCGGGGCGCCCTGTCCAGCACCTACCTCTACTACGCCACTTCGCGCCGGATTTCCGGCCAGCACCGACTGCTGCTGAACGCCGAAGCTGGCCTCATCAACAACGCGCAGTGGACCAGCCTTGCGGTGCCGGGGCGCGCCCCTGCCGGACAGCATCTGCTGACGGTCACGGTGCTGGGTCTGCCGGAGGTGGACGACGCCGCGCTCGACGCCCGCGTGCGCGGCGAACTGTCCCGCTGGTACGGCGCGGAAGCGGCGGGCACGCTGCGGCTGCTGGGGCTGGAGCGCCTTCCCTACGCGCAGTTCGAGCAGCCCGCCGGGTACGCGGCCACGCTGCCGGGCCACGCCACCCGCTTGCCGGGCGTGCTGCTTGCCTCCGAGGTCACGTCCATGAGCGGCATCCAGGGCGCCCTGGAAAGCGGCGAAAAGGCGGCGGCCATCGTGCTGGGCGACCTCACGGGCATGAGCCGTCCCCGGGGGGCCTGA
- a CDS encoding DsbA family protein — protein MPFFASARFPRVCRPAASLLALLVLSGPLPAQAQLWETPQTTARQPLLRGAKAEQGGKVLRLGSTALTLDVVAGRVVGVLIEGRDTAGVTRALAGVWGSTAEGAASLQQAFSRPAFQDRARLGSVQTADETGTDLLALRLTGRGAEQRWRVYAAVNVLPESVFPATRNVTGQRGAPHVLHVLSDFQCPACRQLWAEQLAAWRAQPGKYRLHYHHFPLDYHANAFAAAEASECAAKQGTFWKYADRLFKGFDEWGQAGAPQAAKLFGSYAGTLGLDRAAFERCLSTRQTKAEVRRQMQGAEKTYLRGTPTVYLNGVKLTSFSAGELERIQAVTHARPSAARVIEERLKTFR, from the coding sequence GTGCCGTTTTTTGCCTCTGCCCGTTTCCCCAGGGTCTGCCGCCCCGCCGCGTCCCTGCTCGCCCTGCTTGTCCTGAGCGGCCCGCTGCCTGCCCAGGCGCAGCTCTGGGAAACGCCGCAGACCACGGCCCGCCAGCCCCTCCTGCGCGGCGCCAAGGCGGAACAGGGAGGCAAAGTTCTGCGTCTGGGCAGCACTGCGCTGACGCTCGACGTGGTGGCGGGCCGGGTGGTCGGTGTCCTGATCGAGGGCCGCGACACGGCGGGCGTGACCCGCGCCCTGGCCGGGGTCTGGGGCAGCACTGCCGAGGGGGCGGCGTCGTTGCAGCAGGCTTTTTCGCGCCCCGCTTTTCAGGACCGCGCCCGCCTGGGCAGCGTGCAGACCGCCGACGAAACCGGCACCGACCTGCTGGCCCTGCGGCTGACGGGCCGGGGCGCCGAGCAGCGCTGGCGGGTGTACGCCGCCGTGAACGTGCTGCCCGAAAGCGTTTTTCCGGCCACCCGCAACGTGACCGGGCAACGTGGGGCGCCCCATGTCCTCCACGTTCTCAGCGACTTCCAGTGCCCGGCCTGCCGCCAGTTGTGGGCCGAACAGCTTGCGGCGTGGCGGGCGCAGCCGGGCAAGTACCGACTGCACTACCACCACTTTCCACTCGACTACCATGCCAACGCCTTTGCCGCCGCCGAGGCCAGCGAGTGCGCGGCGAAACAGGGCACCTTCTGGAAGTACGCCGACCGCCTGTTCAAAGGCTTCGACGAGTGGGGGCAGGCCGGGGCGCCGCAGGCCGCCAAGCTGTTCGGCAGCTATGCCGGAACGCTTGGGCTCGACCGCGCCGCTTTCGAGCGCTGCCTGAGCACCCGCCAGACCAAGGCGGAGGTGCGCCGCCAGATGCAGGGGGCCGAAAAAACCTATCTACGCGGGACGCCCACCGTCTACCTCAACGGCGTCAAGCTGACCTCCTTCAGTGCCGGGGAACTGGAGCGCATTCAAGCGGTGACCCATGCCCGCCCCAGCGCCGCCCGCGTGATCGAGGAGCGGCTCAAGACCTTCCGCTGA